The following proteins come from a genomic window of Candidatus Alcyoniella australis:
- the xerD gene encoding site-specific tyrosine recombinase XerD: MSDSSSIERAMDAFLNALDVERGASRHTQEAYARDLARFAEHLDQQQIDDLSSVRWTDISGFTTRLRESGLSAASAARALSAVRGMFRMALDQGLIEGDPTALAQRPKVRRSLPRPLSEGLVERLLEAPDRATDRGLRDRAMLELMYASGLRVSELVGLKVGQINLEAGYVRPFGKGSKERIVPMGEQATAALRDYLASARARLCAGRISEALFLTRLGRAFTRQGFWKLIKNYAETAGIKEHLSPHTLRHSFATHLLEHDADLRVIQALLGHTDISTTQIYTNVARERLKAVHAAHHPRP; this comes from the coding sequence ATGTCCGACAGCTCGAGCATTGAACGCGCGATGGACGCATTTCTCAACGCGTTGGACGTGGAGCGCGGAGCCAGCCGCCACACCCAAGAGGCCTACGCCCGCGACCTGGCGCGTTTTGCCGAGCACCTCGACCAACAGCAAATCGACGATCTCTCGAGCGTGCGTTGGACCGACATCAGCGGATTTACCACGCGACTGCGCGAGAGCGGACTGTCCGCGGCGAGCGCCGCACGGGCCCTGAGCGCGGTGCGCGGGATGTTCCGCATGGCCCTTGACCAAGGACTGATCGAGGGCGACCCCACGGCGTTGGCCCAACGACCCAAGGTGCGGCGTTCGCTGCCGCGGCCGTTGAGCGAAGGCCTGGTCGAACGGCTGCTCGAGGCCCCGGACCGTGCAACCGATCGCGGGCTGCGCGACCGCGCGATGCTCGAGCTGATGTATGCCAGCGGTTTGCGCGTCAGCGAGCTGGTCGGACTCAAGGTCGGTCAGATTAACCTCGAGGCCGGGTACGTGCGTCCGTTCGGCAAGGGCTCCAAGGAGCGCATCGTGCCGATGGGCGAGCAGGCCACGGCCGCGTTACGCGACTACCTCGCGTCCGCGCGCGCCCGGCTTTGCGCCGGGCGGATCAGCGAGGCGCTGTTCCTTACGCGTTTGGGCCGGGCGTTCACGCGCCAGGGCTTTTGGAAGCTGATAAAGAACTACGCCGAGACCGCGGGCATCAAGGAACACCTCTCGCCGCACACCCTGCGCCACAGCTTCGCCACACACCTGCTCGAGCATGACGCGGACCTGCGCGTGATCCAGGCGCTGCTGGGACACACCGACATCAGCACGACCCAGATCTACACCAACGTGGCGCGCGAGCGGCTCAAGGCCGTGCACGCGGCGCACCATCCGCGGCCATGA
- a CDS encoding segregation/condensation protein A, whose protein sequence is MDDVDDKTPQGEPRTDESFIPLPGLSEQDRETISVHLEVFEGPLDLLLHLIRKNEYDIFDIPIAIITEQFLAGVELLKQLNLSVAGEFLVMSATLMKIKSKMLLPPSEFDEEDEELDPRAELVRQLLEYQRYKDAAGQLVELPRLGVDVFARKWPSDELDGIDHEEILELNLYDLVEAFGELLRSLPDQTQHTIIGESFKVADKMNQILDAIRGHESLLLREMLRDQPTRSEVIAVFLALLELVKRSLIRLFQAGTLGTIRIFPNLIEGREEDDD, encoded by the coding sequence ATGGACGATGTTGACGACAAGACGCCGCAGGGCGAGCCCCGGACCGACGAGTCGTTCATCCCGCTGCCGGGCCTCAGCGAACAGGACCGCGAGACGATCAGCGTTCACCTCGAGGTTTTCGAGGGCCCGCTGGACCTGCTGCTGCACCTGATCCGTAAAAACGAATACGACATCTTCGACATCCCGATCGCCATCATCACCGAGCAATTCCTGGCCGGCGTCGAGCTGCTCAAGCAGCTCAACCTGTCGGTGGCCGGCGAGTTCCTGGTGATGTCGGCCACGCTGATGAAGATCAAGTCCAAGATGCTGCTGCCGCCCAGCGAGTTCGACGAGGAAGACGAAGAGCTGGACCCGCGGGCCGAGCTGGTTCGACAGCTGCTGGAGTACCAACGCTACAAGGACGCCGCCGGGCAGTTAGTCGAACTCCCGCGCCTGGGGGTCGACGTGTTCGCCCGCAAATGGCCCAGCGACGAGCTGGATGGAATCGACCACGAGGAGATCCTCGAGCTTAACCTCTACGATCTGGTCGAGGCTTTCGGCGAGCTGCTGCGCTCGCTGCCCGATCAGACGCAGCACACGATCATCGGCGAGAGCTTCAAGGTCGCCGACAAGATGAACCAGATCCTCGACGCGATCCGGGGGCACGAGAGTCTGCTGCTGCGCGAGATGCTGCGCGACCAACCGACGCGCTCGGAGGTCATCGCGGTCTTCTTGGCGCTGCTCGAACTGGTCAAGCGCTCGCTGATTCGACTGTTTCAGGCGGGAACCCTGGGGACGATCCGCATCTTCCCCAATTTGATCGAGGGCCGAGAGGAAGACGATGATTGA
- a CDS encoding N-acetylmuramoyl-L-alanine amidase, translated as MRRHFLPLLSALIALLLFITSAQAAVRDDYDQAKEQYQEFLKDKRAMQRRDLWVSHANSFLSIAKQHPAHRLAPGCYYWAGYVYRDMYAVSLVQHDRDKAIEVWRELIRRYPTSTLCDDVWTEIVNIHELRGDKAAAYLELEALLDKYPQGDKARQARIDLARLRPFAPTPTPAPTPAPTPTPRPTPNATPVAAQDQQPSAADQTLVGVRYWTYPFYTRVVVDLSDRVDYKANFIEADPQNGAPRRLYVDFYGAGLHPTLIEPIMVNDGLLNAVRCGEPQQGIARVVLDLDAVSDYRLFTLDSPFRLVIDINAGTTAQQTGERQIRRIVLDAGHGGRDPGAVGRHRGKVRYEKTYTLDLVKRIRPILERELGVEVVFTRSDDRFVPLEQRTAIANQQRADLFVSVHINASRRSAPSGFSTYYLAPKADPTDEELIALLAQENDIDLSAARGIDLVLGDLAFSDKISESSYLAEAVQKAMVGGLRTKYGGVIDRGVKRAPFYVLVGAHMPCVLIEAGFITNSKEAGRLAQPNFRYNLADAIARGIIEYVRQLEH; from the coding sequence ATGAGACGACACTTTTTACCGCTGCTGTCGGCGTTGATCGCGCTACTGCTGTTTATTACATCGGCGCAGGCCGCGGTCCGGGATGACTACGATCAGGCCAAAGAGCAGTACCAGGAGTTTCTCAAGGACAAGCGGGCAATGCAGCGCCGCGACCTGTGGGTCTCGCACGCCAATAGTTTTCTGTCGATCGCCAAGCAGCACCCGGCTCACCGCCTGGCGCCTGGCTGCTATTACTGGGCCGGTTACGTGTATCGCGATATGTACGCGGTCAGCCTGGTCCAGCACGACCGCGACAAGGCGATTGAGGTCTGGCGCGAGCTGATCCGGCGCTACCCGACCAGCACGCTGTGCGACGACGTGTGGACTGAGATCGTTAATATTCACGAGCTGCGCGGCGACAAGGCCGCGGCATACCTCGAGCTCGAAGCGCTGCTCGACAAATACCCCCAGGGCGACAAGGCGCGTCAGGCGCGGATCGACCTGGCACGGCTACGCCCCTTCGCGCCGACACCCACACCCGCACCCACGCCCGCACCTACGCCCACGCCCCGGCCCACGCCCAACGCGACGCCGGTTGCCGCGCAGGATCAACAGCCGAGTGCAGCAGACCAGACGCTGGTCGGCGTGCGTTACTGGACCTACCCGTTTTACACGCGGGTGGTGGTCGACCTGAGCGATCGTGTGGACTACAAGGCCAACTTCATTGAGGCCGACCCGCAGAACGGCGCGCCGCGTCGGCTTTATGTCGACTTCTACGGCGCTGGCCTGCACCCCACGCTGATCGAGCCGATCATGGTCAACGACGGACTGCTCAACGCGGTGCGTTGCGGCGAGCCGCAACAGGGGATCGCGCGAGTGGTGCTCGACTTGGACGCGGTCTCCGACTATCGCCTGTTCACCCTGGACTCGCCGTTCCGGCTGGTGATCGACATCAACGCCGGAACGACTGCGCAGCAGACCGGCGAGCGGCAAATTCGAAGGATCGTGCTCGACGCCGGGCACGGCGGCCGCGACCCGGGAGCTGTGGGCAGACATCGCGGCAAGGTGCGCTACGAGAAGACCTATACGCTGGATCTGGTCAAGCGCATCAGGCCGATCCTCGAACGCGAGCTGGGCGTAGAAGTTGTCTTTACCCGTTCCGACGATCGCTTCGTGCCGCTGGAGCAGCGCACGGCAATCGCCAACCAGCAGCGCGCCGATCTGTTCGTCTCGGTTCACATCAACGCCAGCAGGCGTTCGGCGCCCAGCGGCTTCTCGACCTATTACCTTGCGCCTAAGGCCGATCCGACCGACGAGGAACTGATCGCGCTGTTGGCGCAGGAGAACGACATCGATCTTAGCGCCGCGCGCGGGATCGACCTGGTGCTGGGCGATCTGGCGTTCTCGGACAAGATCAGCGAGTCCTCGTATTTGGCCGAGGCTGTGCAAAAGGCGATGGTCGGCGGCCTGCGCACCAAGTACGGCGGGGTCATCGATCGCGGGGTCAAGCGCGCGCCGTTCTACGTGCTGGTCGGCGCGCACATGCCCTGCGTGCTGATCGAGGCCGGCTTCATCACCAATTCAAAAGAGGCGGGCCGCCTTGCGCAGCCCAACTTTCGCTACAACCTGGCCGATGCCATCGCCCGTGGGATAATCGAGTATGTCCGACAGCTCGAGCATTGA
- the scpB gene encoding SMC-Scp complex subunit ScpB, protein MIDRARIKSILESLVFISEEPLSSGRMARIVEGVGKKQVEELLDELTAEYRDSERGIVLQQVADGYQFRTPEANAEWVRQLVKSKPPRLTRAMIETLAIVAYNQPFTSPEIEAVRGVDCSSALKSLLDRGLIKILGRKDTPGKPLLYGTTVAFLEVFGLPDLGHLPSLKEIEELLADTGDRELITKSGVKSEELEQLTKQAKQARAELSAMAKQDPDALDYEAAQPEHEQEIAQQSDNDDDHEPDDDESDDDESDDDESDDDESDDDESDDDESDDDEHGDDDEIEEDDVSDDEDDDDEDIDDFHDDNQSDADPEDQDPQG, encoded by the coding sequence ATGATTGACCGCGCGCGCATCAAATCGATTCTGGAGAGCCTGGTGTTCATCTCCGAGGAGCCGCTGAGCTCAGGACGGATGGCGCGGATCGTCGAGGGCGTGGGGAAAAAGCAGGTCGAGGAGCTGCTCGACGAGCTGACCGCCGAATACCGCGACTCCGAGCGCGGGATCGTGCTGCAACAGGTGGCCGACGGCTACCAATTCCGCACCCCCGAGGCCAACGCCGAATGGGTGCGCCAGCTGGTCAAATCCAAGCCGCCGCGACTGACTCGGGCGATGATCGAAACCCTGGCGATCGTTGCCTACAACCAGCCGTTCACCTCTCCCGAGATCGAGGCGGTGCGCGGTGTGGACTGCTCCAGCGCGCTTAAAAGTCTGCTCGATCGCGGGCTGATTAAAATCCTCGGTCGCAAGGACACGCCGGGCAAGCCGCTGCTCTACGGCACCACCGTCGCATTTCTCGAGGTCTTCGGCCTGCCCGACCTGGGCCATTTGCCGAGCCTGAAAGAGATCGAGGAGCTGCTGGCCGACACCGGCGATCGTGAGCTGATCACCAAGTCCGGGGTCAAGAGCGAGGAACTCGAGCAGCTGACAAAGCAGGCCAAGCAGGCGCGCGCCGAGCTCAGCGCGATGGCCAAGCAGGACCCGGATGCGTTGGACTACGAGGCCGCGCAGCCCGAACACGAGCAAGAGATTGCGCAGCAGTCCGACAACGATGACGACCACGAGCCAGACGATGACGAGTCAGACGACGACGAGTCAGACGACGACGAGTCAGACGACGACGAGTCAGACGACGACGAGTCAGACGATGATGAGTCAGACGATGATGAGCACGGCGACGACGACGAGATCGAAGAAGACGATGTGTCCGACGACGAGGATGACGACGACGAGGACATTGACGATTTCCACGACGACAATCAGTCCGACGCCGATCCTGAGGATCAGGATCCACAGGGCTGA
- the trpS gene encoding tryptophan--tRNA ligase, whose product MSKQRILSGMRPSGKLHLGHLHGALANWISLQDDYECFYFSADWHALTSEYADTSAIENNTVEMITDWIAAGIDPERCTLFIQSRVREHAELFLLFSMITPLGWAERCPTYKEQQEQVSGRDLSTYGFLGYPILQAADILIYRAHKVPVGEDQRPHVEMTREIARRFNNFYGDVFPEPGELLTQFPRVPGTDGRKMSKSYDNSLYLSDTPEQIDRKIRTMITDPARQRRKDPGDPDICPVYDLHRIYSEHETLMWAAEGCRSAGIGCLQCKAPLIEKVNQGLDPIRTRRAELLADPSIVRGILERGNQRANQVAGDTMRVVRQAIKIG is encoded by the coding sequence ATGAGCAAACAAAGAATCCTCTCGGGCATGCGTCCCTCGGGCAAGCTGCACCTGGGTCACCTACACGGCGCATTGGCCAACTGGATCTCGTTGCAGGACGACTACGAGTGCTTCTACTTCTCCGCCGACTGGCACGCCCTGACCTCGGAGTACGCGGATACATCGGCCATCGAAAATAATACAGTCGAGATGATCACCGACTGGATCGCCGCGGGGATCGACCCCGAACGCTGTACGCTGTTCATCCAGAGCCGGGTGCGCGAGCACGCCGAGCTGTTCCTGTTGTTCTCGATGATCACCCCCTTGGGTTGGGCCGAACGCTGCCCGACCTATAAGGAGCAGCAGGAGCAGGTCAGCGGCCGCGACCTGAGCACCTACGGCTTTTTGGGCTACCCGATCCTGCAGGCCGCCGACATCCTGATCTACCGCGCGCACAAGGTGCCGGTGGGCGAAGACCAGCGTCCGCACGTGGAGATGACCCGTGAGATCGCCCGACGCTTCAACAACTTTTACGGCGATGTGTTTCCCGAGCCGGGCGAGCTGCTCACACAGTTCCCGCGCGTGCCGGGCACCGACGGCCGCAAGATGAGCAAGAGCTACGACAACTCGCTGTACCTTTCGGACACACCCGAACAAATCGACCGTAAAATCCGCACTATGATCACCGACCCGGCACGCCAGCGCCGCAAAGACCCCGGCGACCCGGACATCTGTCCGGTCTACGACCTGCACCGCATCTACTCCGAACACGAGACCCTGATGTGGGCGGCCGAAGGCTGCCGTAGCGCGGGGATCGGCTGCCTGCAGTGCAAAGCGCCATTGATCGAGAAGGTCAACCAGGGGCTCGATCCGATCCGCACGCGGCGCGCCGAGCTGCTGGCCGACCCTTCGATCGTGCGCGGCATTCTCGAGCGCGGCAATCAGCGGGCCAACCAGGTGGCAGGCGACACGATGCGCGTGGTGCGCCAAGCAATTAAGATCGGATAG
- a CDS encoding sulfide-dependent adenosine diphosphate thiazole synthase encodes MEERISQAIVKSYFDKLLANLTVDVAIVGAGPAGLVAAHDLAAAGKKVAMFERKLAPGGGTWGGGMLFNEVVVQQEVLELLDEFGIGHRPAGDGLHTLDSVELAAGLIHGALKAGAKIFNAVSVEDIVFREGSVGGVVINWTPVQHMGLHVDPLVVTSKAVIDGTGHPSEVATLAARKAGIRLDTPSGAVMGEKPMWVESGEQSTVENTKQLYPGLYATGMAANNVSGGFRMGPIFGGMLRSGRKVAQMIVEDLSE; translated from the coding sequence ATGGAAGAGCGAATCAGCCAAGCAATCGTTAAAAGCTATTTCGATAAATTACTCGCCAACCTGACCGTAGACGTGGCGATCGTCGGCGCGGGTCCCGCAGGATTAGTGGCGGCCCACGACCTGGCCGCAGCCGGGAAAAAAGTCGCGATGTTCGAGCGCAAGCTCGCACCGGGCGGCGGCACCTGGGGCGGCGGCATGCTGTTCAACGAGGTGGTGGTGCAGCAAGAGGTATTGGAGCTGCTCGACGAGTTCGGCATCGGCCACCGGCCCGCCGGCGACGGTCTGCACACCCTGGATTCGGTGGAACTGGCCGCCGGGCTGATCCACGGCGCACTCAAGGCCGGGGCCAAAATCTTCAACGCGGTAAGCGTTGAGGACATCGTGTTCCGCGAAGGCTCGGTGGGCGGAGTGGTGATCAACTGGACCCCGGTGCAGCACATGGGCCTGCACGTCGATCCGTTGGTGGTGACCTCCAAGGCGGTGATCGACGGCACGGGCCACCCCAGCGAGGTCGCTACCCTGGCCGCACGCAAGGCGGGCATCAGGCTCGATACTCCCTCGGGCGCGGTGATGGGCGAGAAGCCGATGTGGGTCGAAAGCGGCGAGCAGTCGACCGTGGAGAACACCAAGCAGCTCTACCCCGGGCTCTACGCCACGGGCATGGCGGCCAACAACGTCAGCGGCGGATTCCGGATGGGGCCGATCTTCGGCGGCATGCTGCGCAGCGGACGCAAGGTCGCACAGATGATCGTCGAGGATCTCTCCGAGTAG
- a CDS encoding pseudouridine synthase — protein sequence MERLSKVLANAGVASRRGAEELISEGRVIVNGKAVLEQGTKVDPQRDHIKVDGRRIPASQPKMVIALNKPPGYVTTTNDPEDRPTVQQLVQRVPVRMFPVGRLDFDTEGLLLMTNDGELAQRLSHPSFGVEKSYVVKVKGRVAPSDAVWLARGVELEDGITAPAKAEVLRRMDRNTWLRLTIKEGRHHQVKRMCEVIGHPVIKLLRERYGPLRLGDLGRGKWRQLEPKEIERLRVAIKPAKVRQPSKGSPRGRKK from the coding sequence ATGGAACGTCTGTCCAAAGTCCTGGCCAACGCCGGTGTTGCCAGCCGTCGCGGCGCTGAAGAGCTGATCAGCGAAGGGCGAGTGATCGTCAACGGCAAGGCCGTGCTCGAACAGGGAACCAAGGTCGATCCGCAGCGCGACCACATCAAGGTCGACGGCCGACGCATCCCCGCCTCCCAGCCCAAGATGGTAATCGCGCTGAACAAGCCCCCGGGCTACGTCACCACGACCAACGATCCCGAGGATCGGCCCACGGTCCAACAACTCGTCCAACGCGTACCGGTACGGATGTTCCCGGTGGGCAGGCTCGACTTCGACACCGAGGGACTGCTGCTGATGACCAACGACGGCGAGCTGGCTCAACGGCTGTCTCATCCGTCTTTTGGCGTGGAAAAGAGCTACGTGGTCAAGGTCAAGGGCCGGGTCGCGCCCTCCGACGCTGTCTGGCTGGCCCGGGGGGTCGAGCTCGAGGACGGAATCACCGCGCCGGCCAAGGCTGAGGTGCTGCGCCGCATGGATCGCAACACCTGGCTGCGGTTGACGATCAAAGAGGGACGGCATCATCAGGTCAAGCGGATGTGCGAGGTGATCGGCCACCCGGTGATCAAACTGCTGCGCGAGCGCTACGGGCCACTGCGGCTGGGAGACCTGGGGCGCGGCAAGTGGCGTCAGCTCGAGCCCAAAGAGATCGAGCGGCTCAGGGTCGCGATCAAACCCGCCAAGGTTCGACAGCCGAGCAAAGGTTCGCCACGCGGACGAAAAAAATGA
- a CDS encoding site-2 protease family protein — protein METARSMDLGLTIDDLRRILIALPGIIIAVTYHEAAHAWMADRCGDNTARSLGRISANPLRHIDPLGTIVVPLVLYVTTGFVFGWAKPVPVVMRNFHHMRRDMILTALAGPVTNFALALLCTSLYYLLAMVPPGTAAEWIEPLKLAAQTGVFINVLLGVFNMIPVPPLDGGRVAVGLLPPRQSMALARLERFGILIVLMLLWLPPTRVVLSTVFGALNILIMYVVPYAQTMLINAFGHLIQRLL, from the coding sequence TTGGAGACTGCACGCAGCATGGACCTGGGCCTGACAATCGACGATCTGCGCCGGATTTTGATCGCCCTGCCGGGGATCATTATCGCGGTCACCTACCACGAGGCGGCCCACGCCTGGATGGCCGATCGCTGCGGCGACAACACGGCGCGCTCCCTGGGCCGCATCAGCGCCAATCCGCTGAGGCACATCGATCCGCTGGGCACGATCGTCGTGCCGCTGGTGCTCTACGTCACCACCGGGTTCGTCTTCGGCTGGGCCAAGCCGGTGCCGGTCGTGATGCGCAACTTCCACCACATGCGGCGCGACATGATCCTCACCGCACTGGCCGGGCCGGTTACCAACTTCGCCCTAGCCCTGCTTTGCACCTCGCTGTACTACCTGCTGGCGATGGTGCCGCCGGGCACGGCCGCGGAATGGATCGAGCCGCTCAAGCTCGCGGCGCAAACCGGAGTGTTCATCAACGTGCTGCTCGGCGTGTTCAACATGATCCCGGTGCCGCCGCTGGACGGCGGCCGGGTGGCGGTCGGGCTGCTGCCGCCACGGCAGTCGATGGCCCTGGCGCGACTGGAGCGTTTCGGCATCCTGATCGTGCTGATGCTGCTGTGGCTGCCGCCCACGCGGGTCGTGCTCAGCACGGTGTTCGGCGCGCTGAACATTCTGATAATGTACGTGGTGCCCTACGCGCAGACGATGTTGATCAACGCCTTCGGGCATTTGATCCAGCGGCTGTTGTAA
- the mutS gene encoding DNA mismatch repair protein MutS: MAPSAKVKITPMLRQYFEVKEQYADSILLFRMGDFYEMFFDDAVEASKILNIALTKRGRHDDQDVPLCGVPYHSISGYISKLIRAGKRVAICEQVEDPKLAKGIVKRRVIRVVTPGLVIDESDLDERSNNFLMAVCNPGDDCWGFAYIDVSTGTFRAGQVTSLDQLADEASRIEPAEILVPDSLRTDPLLTQFTKRSGAKMVNVLGDQDFDPERARAAMRERFGAPGDELPELPQAGLAAAAAVLVYLQQTQMVQPDHVRRLTVQRFDDYMVLDESTIRNLELLYTAVERRRRGSLLGLLDKTSTAMGGRKLRRWLTFPLANVDKIVQRHEALEQLCARPDLLDDLRRSLDGICDLERAVGRLSLNSGNARDLLNLKLSLWHIPAVVSALGDGTAGLLLRLGSAIDPADDIAREIDETIVDEPPLALRDGGLIKPGVDPQLDELRQLSGEGRGWIAALESQERRRTSINSLKVRYNKVFGYYIEVTKPNLHLVPDDYERKQTLANCERFVTPELKQMELKVLGADERSTAIEYEIFERLRKRVAAQSGRILACADLLAEVDVLAALAACAVEYGYVRPTIDDSNAIDIEGGRHPVVERALSDERFVPNDVLLDCQENQILIITGPNMAGKSTYIRQVALIVLMAQIGSFVPATRARIGICDRIFTRVGASDNLARGLSTFMVEMTETANILANATPRSLVVLDEIGRGTSTFDGISIAWAVAEQLHDAPGLGCRSLFATHYHELTELKTTKQRVRNLNVAVREWQDTIIFLRRIQPGPASRSYGIQVARLAGLPLDLINRAKEILTNLERGEYDEAGMPRLARPRGRAQRNPDQLALFAPEVRDEHPVLQQLEQLDPTTLSPLEALNLLFEIKAKLKGDQQ, from the coding sequence ATGGCGCCAAGCGCAAAAGTTAAAATAACGCCGATGTTGCGGCAGTACTTCGAGGTCAAGGAGCAGTACGCCGACTCGATTTTACTGTTCCGTATGGGCGACTTCTACGAGATGTTTTTCGACGACGCGGTCGAGGCGTCGAAGATTCTCAACATCGCCCTGACCAAGCGCGGCCGCCACGACGACCAGGACGTGCCGCTGTGCGGCGTACCCTACCACTCGATCAGCGGCTACATTAGCAAACTGATCCGCGCGGGCAAACGGGTGGCGATCTGCGAGCAGGTGGAGGACCCCAAGCTGGCCAAGGGGATCGTCAAGCGTCGGGTGATCCGCGTGGTCACCCCCGGGCTGGTGATCGACGAGAGCGACCTGGACGAGCGCAGCAACAACTTCCTGATGGCGGTCTGCAACCCAGGCGACGATTGCTGGGGATTTGCATATATCGACGTGAGCACCGGCACGTTCCGCGCCGGCCAGGTGACGAGCCTGGATCAGTTGGCCGACGAGGCCTCGCGCATCGAGCCGGCCGAGATCCTGGTGCCCGACTCGTTGCGTACCGATCCGCTGCTTACACAGTTCACCAAGCGTAGCGGCGCAAAGATGGTCAATGTGCTCGGCGACCAGGATTTCGACCCCGAACGGGCGCGTGCCGCGATGCGCGAACGCTTCGGCGCGCCGGGCGACGAGCTGCCCGAGCTGCCGCAGGCCGGACTGGCCGCGGCCGCGGCGGTCCTGGTCTATTTGCAGCAGACGCAGATGGTCCAGCCGGACCACGTGCGGCGGCTGACCGTGCAGCGCTTCGACGATTACATGGTGCTCGACGAGTCGACGATCCGAAACCTCGAGCTGCTCTACACCGCTGTGGAGCGCCGCCGCCGGGGCAGCCTGCTGGGACTGCTGGATAAAACCTCTACCGCCATGGGCGGCCGCAAGCTGCGACGCTGGCTGACCTTTCCGCTGGCCAACGTCGACAAGATCGTGCAGCGCCACGAGGCGCTGGAGCAGCTATGCGCGCGGCCGGACCTGCTCGATGATCTACGGCGCTCGCTGGACGGGATCTGCGATCTGGAGCGCGCCGTGGGCCGGCTGTCGCTGAACAGCGGCAACGCGCGCGACCTGTTGAATCTCAAACTCAGCCTGTGGCACATCCCCGCGGTGGTCTCGGCTCTGGGCGACGGCACTGCGGGACTGTTGCTACGGCTCGGCTCGGCCATCGACCCTGCGGACGACATTGCCCGCGAGATCGACGAGACGATAGTTGACGAGCCGCCGTTGGCTCTGCGGGACGGCGGGCTGATCAAGCCCGGCGTGGACCCGCAGCTCGACGAGCTGCGACAGCTCTCGGGCGAGGGCCGGGGCTGGATCGCCGCTTTGGAGAGCCAGGAGCGACGACGCACGTCGATCAACTCGCTCAAGGTGCGTTACAACAAGGTCTTCGGCTACTACATCGAGGTGACCAAGCCCAACCTGCACCTGGTTCCCGACGACTACGAGCGCAAGCAGACCCTGGCCAACTGCGAACGCTTCGTCACACCGGAACTCAAGCAGATGGAGCTCAAGGTGCTCGGCGCCGACGAGCGCAGCACTGCCATCGAGTACGAGATCTTCGAGCGGCTGCGCAAGCGGGTTGCGGCCCAGTCCGGCCGGATCCTGGCCTGCGCCGATCTGCTGGCTGAGGTCGACGTGCTCGCCGCGCTGGCGGCCTGCGCCGTGGAGTACGGTTACGTCCGGCCGACGATCGACGACTCCAACGCCATCGACATCGAGGGCGGCCGCCATCCGGTGGTCGAGCGCGCGCTTAGCGACGAGCGCTTCGTGCCCAACGACGTGCTGCTCGATTGCCAGGAGAATCAGATCCTGATCATCACCGGCCCGAACATGGCGGGCAAGAGCACCTACATCCGGCAGGTAGCGCTGATCGTGCTGATGGCGCAGATCGGCTCCTTCGTGCCCGCGACCCGCGCGCGGATCGGAATCTGCGACCGGATATTCACCCGCGTGGGCGCCTCGGACAATTTGGCGCGCGGGCTCTCGACGTTCATGGTCGAGATGACTGAGACCGCCAACATTTTGGCCAACGCCACGCCGCGAAGCCTGGTGGTGCTCGACGAGATCGGTCGCGGCACCAGCACGTTCGACGGGATCAGCATTGCCTGGGCCGTGGCCGAGCAACTGCACGACGCGCCGGGTCTGGGCTGCCGATCGCTGTTCGCCACGCACTACCACGAGCTGACCGAGCTTAAGACCACCAAGCAGCGAGTGCGCAACCTCAACGTTGCCGTGCGCGAGTGGCAGGACACGATCATCTTTCTGCGCCGGATCCAACCCGGACCGGCCAGCCGCAGCTACGGCATTCAGGTCGCGCGTCTGGCAGGACTGCCGCTCGACCTGATTAACCGCGCCAAGGAAATTTTGACAAACCTCGAGCGCGGCGAGTATGACGAGGCCGGGATGCCGCGGCTCGCCAGGCCGCGCGGCCGAGCGCAACGCAACCCCGATCAGCTTGCGCTGTTCGCGCCGGAAGTGCGCGACGAGCACCCGGTGCTGCAACAGCTCGAGCAGCTCGATCCGACGACGCTTAGCCCGCTGGAGGCGCTTAATCTGCTGTTCGAGATCAAGGCCAAACTCAAGGGCGACCAACAATGA